In a single window of the Harpia harpyja isolate bHarHar1 chromosome 3, bHarHar1 primary haplotype, whole genome shotgun sequence genome:
- the GJA10 gene encoding LOW QUALITY PROTEIN: gap junction alpha-10 protein (The sequence of the model RefSeq protein was modified relative to this genomic sequence to represent the inferred CDS: inserted 2 bases in 1 codon), which translates to MGDWNLLGSILEEVHIHSTIVGKIWLTILFIFRMLVLGVAAEDVWDDEQSEFICNTEQPGCSNICYDKAFPISLIRYWVLQIIFVSSPSLVYMGHALYRLRALEKERQKRKACLQARLEDLEPVPEEHRRVERELRKLEEQKKVHKAPLRGSLLRTYVLHILTRSVVEVGFMIGQYLLYGFHMSPLYKCTRPPCPNTVDCFVSRPTEKTVFMVFMNSIAVVSLFLNILEIAHLGLKKIQKSLYGRPRRPAGPAEEDTSLYNSKKSSVVPPACPASDTAPPPPPPPPPPPHAPAPPAAAAAPAPAGPPGRQHRGELRGAPPPRRRHSAAQHHGQHPPPPPPPSSSSEEAPRAAAGGPPXGAVAGARRVPRKHSRVSLPRDLDEERGDSPDSGHCPGTRKSSFLSRVLTGSRAGSDSESPASRGGPGPGPGSGSGSGSGPGSGSEGKRREEGSPPSSLPPAAAMGRRVSMSMLLELSSIMKK; encoded by the exons ATGGGGGACTGGAACCTGTTGGGCAGCATCCTTGAAGAAGTGCACATCCACTCCACCATAGTTGGCAAAATCTGGCTCACAATCCTGTTCATATTCCGGATGCTGGTGCTGGGAGTGGCTGCCGAAGATGTCTGGGATGACGAGCAGTCCGAGTTCATCTGCAACACGGAGCAACCTGGCTGCAGCAATATCTGTTACGACAAAGCCTTCCCCATCTCTTTGATCAGATACTGGGTACTGCAGATCATATTTGTCTCTTCTCCGTCACTAGTTTACATGGGCCATGCGCTCTACAGATTAAGGGCTCTCGAGAAAGAGCGTCAGAAGAGGAAAGCCTGCCTGCAGGCTCGGCTGGAGGATCTGGAGCCCGTGCCCGAGGAACACAGGAGAGTGGAGAGGGAACTGCGTAAGCTGGAGGAACAGAAGAAAGTGCATAAAGCGCCCCTGAGAGGGTCCCTGCTGCGCACCTACGTCCTACATATCCTGACCCGGTCGGTGGTCGAAGTGGGCTTTATGATAGGTCAGTATCTTTTATACGGGTTTCACATGTCCCCCCTGTACAAATGCACTCGGCCTCCTTGCCCTAACACGGTGGATTGTTTTGTGTCCCGACCCACAGAGAAGACCGTCTTTATGGTTTTCATGAACAGCATCGCCGTGGTCTCCCTGTTCCTCAACATCCTAGAAATCGCCCACCTGGGCCTCAAGAAGATCCAGAAGAGCCTCTacgggcggccgcggcggccggcgggcccCGCCGAGGAGGACACCAGCCTCTACAACTCCAAGAAGAGCTCCGTGGTGCCGCCGGCCTGCCCGGCCAGCGacaccgccccgccgccgccgccgccgccgccgccgccgccccacgcccccgctcctcccgccgctgccgccgctccggctccggcggggccgccgggccgTCAGCACCGCGGAGAGCTCcgcggcgccccgccgccccgccgccggcacaGCGCGGCGCAGCACCACGGACAGcacccgccgccaccgccaccgccctCGTCCAGCAGCGAGGAGgcgccgcgggcggcggcgggcggcccccc CGGGGCGGTGGCGGGCGCCCGCCGGGTGCCCCGCAAGCACAGCCGGGTGAGCCTCCCCCGCGACCTTGACGAGGAGCGCGGCGACTCCCCGGACAGCGGCCACTGCCCCGGCACCCGCAAGTCCAGCTTCCTCTCCCGCGTCCTCACCGGCAGCCGGGCGGGCAGCGACAGCGAGAGCCCCGCCtcccgcggcggccccggccccggccccggctccggctccggctccggctccggccccggctccggctcggAGGGGAAGCGCCGCGAGGAGGGCAGCCCGCCCAGCAGcctgccgccggccgccgccaTGGGACGCCGCGTGTCGATG AGCATGCTCCTAGAACTATCATCTATCATGAAAAAGTAA